From Deferrisoma camini S3R1, the proteins below share one genomic window:
- a CDS encoding ABC transporter ATP-binding protein, translating into MIQAENLTKYYGDVRALDGVSFHVERGEIVGLLGPNGAGKTTAMKILTCFMPPTSGTARVAGHDIFEQPLQVKRNVGYLPEEPPVYPELTVQEYLSYAGRLKGLGGANLKRAMGLAMEKCGVDHVARRLIGNLSKGYRQRVGLAQALLHNPPVLILDEPTVGLDPVQILEIRALIKDLAQEHTVILSTHIMQEVEAVCGRVIIINEGRIVAVDTADNLRTQMGTSRRILMRVARPGQDLVQKLMALDGVLDVEAEDDGRVRIESQLDRDVREDVARVAVESGAGLLELTGVAVSLEEVFLKLTTEDVPAALADEAAPSAAEGTA; encoded by the coding sequence ATGATCCAAGCCGAGAACCTCACCAAGTACTACGGGGATGTGCGCGCCCTGGACGGCGTGTCGTTCCACGTGGAGCGGGGTGAGATCGTGGGGCTCCTGGGGCCGAACGGCGCCGGGAAGACCACGGCCATGAAGATTCTCACCTGCTTCATGCCCCCCACCTCGGGAACGGCGCGGGTGGCCGGGCACGACATCTTCGAGCAGCCGCTCCAGGTCAAGCGCAACGTGGGGTACCTGCCCGAGGAGCCCCCGGTCTACCCGGAGCTCACGGTCCAGGAGTACCTGTCGTACGCCGGCCGGCTCAAAGGGCTCGGGGGTGCGAACCTCAAGCGGGCCATGGGCCTGGCCATGGAGAAGTGCGGGGTGGACCACGTGGCCCGGCGCCTGATCGGAAACCTTTCGAAGGGGTACCGCCAGCGGGTGGGCCTGGCCCAGGCTCTCCTGCACAACCCGCCGGTCCTGATCCTGGACGAGCCCACCGTGGGGCTCGACCCGGTGCAGATCCTGGAGATCCGGGCTCTCATCAAAGACCTGGCCCAGGAGCACACCGTGATCCTCTCGACCCACATCATGCAGGAGGTCGAGGCGGTGTGCGGCCGGGTCATCATCATCAACGAGGGCCGGATCGTGGCCGTGGACACGGCCGACAACCTGCGCACCCAGATGGGCACGAGCCGCAGGATCCTGATGCGGGTGGCCCGGCCCGGTCAGGACCTGGTGCAGAAGCTCATGGCCCTGGACGGGGTGTTGGACGTGGAGGCCGAGGACGACGGCCGTGTGCGCATCGAGAGCCAGCTCGACCGGGACGTGCGCGAGGACGTGGCCCGGGTGGCGGTGGAGAGCGGCGCCGGCCTGCTCGAGCTGACCGGGGTGGCCGTGAGCCTGGAGGAGGTGTTCCTGAAACTCACCACTGAGGACGTTCCGGCCGCCCTTGCGGACGAGGCGGCCCCCAGCGCGGCGGAGGGAACGGCATGA
- a CDS encoding GldG family protein, with the protein MATELRPRATMKVSSKVAGIVGALFVLASLFVTEYYPTQKALLWILGVVGGAALLFFFVAERRLLVRAPGTRAARHGANALAITLAFLGILVIVNVLSIRHNEKWDLTAQKIYTLSDQTLKVLKGLDKDVTVTAFFSDGSEERAKIKDLLDRYADETPRLKVKYVDPDKNPALAHQYGIRQYGTTVFEAGSNTHRITEVSEEALTNALVKVTREGKKTIYFLTGHGEHSIQDTQRSGYREAKKALEDQGFAVKELLLLKEGEVPKDCDVLVVAGPTKPFLDKEIEAIRTYLDGGGKVMVLLDPQVETGLEPLLEAWGAKLRDDVVIDTMSRLFGGSYTTPIVTEYPNHEITREFRLATFLPMARSVDRAKSLPEGVRFQPIARTSSQAWGETDLSNPKASFDPGQDYRGPLTLAALLEKTQGKGDDKTESQLLIVGDSDFADNTYFNFSGNGDLFQNMVSYLAKEEDLISIRPKDTKPQPLVLSRAQAATLFYASVVVGPAALVLAGLGIWWRRRNL; encoded by the coding sequence ATGGCAACCGAGCTTCGCCCCCGGGCGACCATGAAGGTTTCGAGTAAGGTGGCAGGCATCGTCGGCGCGCTGTTCGTGCTGGCGAGCCTGTTCGTGACCGAGTACTACCCCACCCAGAAAGCCCTGCTGTGGATCCTGGGCGTGGTGGGCGGGGCGGCGCTGCTCTTTTTCTTCGTGGCCGAGCGGCGCCTGCTGGTACGGGCGCCCGGAACCCGGGCCGCCCGGCACGGGGCCAACGCCTTGGCCATCACGCTGGCGTTCCTCGGCATCCTGGTGATCGTGAACGTGCTGTCGATCCGGCACAACGAGAAGTGGGACCTGACCGCGCAGAAAATCTACACCCTGTCGGACCAGACCCTGAAGGTGCTGAAGGGCCTCGACAAGGACGTGACGGTCACGGCGTTCTTCTCGGACGGCTCCGAGGAGCGGGCCAAGATCAAGGACCTGCTCGACCGGTACGCGGATGAGACACCGCGGCTGAAGGTGAAGTACGTGGACCCGGACAAGAACCCGGCCCTGGCCCACCAGTACGGGATCCGCCAGTACGGCACCACGGTGTTCGAGGCCGGCTCCAACACCCACCGGATCACCGAGGTCAGCGAGGAGGCCCTCACGAACGCCCTGGTCAAGGTGACCCGCGAGGGCAAGAAGACGATCTACTTCCTCACGGGCCACGGCGAGCACTCCATCCAAGACACCCAGCGCTCCGGTTACCGCGAAGCCAAGAAGGCCCTGGAGGACCAGGGGTTCGCGGTCAAGGAGCTGCTCCTCCTGAAGGAGGGCGAGGTGCCCAAGGACTGCGACGTGCTAGTGGTGGCCGGGCCCACCAAGCCGTTCCTCGACAAGGAGATCGAGGCGATCCGCACGTACCTGGACGGCGGCGGCAAGGTGATGGTGCTGCTGGATCCTCAGGTGGAGACCGGTCTCGAGCCCCTGCTCGAGGCCTGGGGCGCCAAGCTCCGGGACGACGTGGTCATCGACACCATGAGCCGGCTGTTCGGCGGCTCCTACACCACGCCGATCGTCACCGAGTACCCCAACCACGAGATCACCCGGGAATTCCGGCTGGCCACGTTTCTGCCGATGGCCCGGAGCGTCGACCGGGCCAAGAGCCTGCCCGAAGGGGTTCGGTTCCAGCCGATCGCCCGGACCTCGAGCCAGGCGTGGGGCGAGACCGACCTGTCGAACCCCAAGGCCTCGTTCGATCCGGGCCAGGACTACCGGGGCCCGCTCACGCTGGCCGCGCTGCTCGAAAAGACCCAGGGCAAGGGAGACGACAAGACCGAGTCCCAGCTGCTCATCGTGGGCGACTCGGACTTCGCGGACAACACCTACTTCAACTTCTCCGGCAACGGGGACCTGTTCCAGAACATGGTCAGCTACCTGGCCAAGGAGGAGGACCTGATCTCGATCCGGCCCAAGGACACCAAGCCCCAGCCCCTGGTGCTGAGCCGGGCCCAGGCGGCCACCCTGTTCTATGCCAGCGTGGTGGTGGGCCCCGCCGCCCTGGTGCTGGCCGGCCTGGGAATCTGGTGGCGCCGCCGGAACCTGTAG
- a CDS encoding radical SAM protein, whose protein sequence is MDDSARLLVADEEGQILEWPGLALAGQSGDRWGPVPDEELVPVPEGTKVFFLPETQAVGWDPDAGRPRVLWRYRAVAAMLQAGYTRTRLPAVAYPRGRSPDYGCHRYLPLWAYAAVGWKDGRMVAAAFRVDPMTHSETRHYDDRQIAPRVEARLRREGRNRLLRHLGRCALEYHCFAAKNLFMERWEAPLPTAPSCNARCVGCISLQPADCCPASQERIRFVPSVQELVEVAVPHLERVDRGIVSFGQGCEGEPLTVAPRIEEAVRAFRDRTDRGTVHLNTNGSRPEALRALARAGLDSVRISLNSAVAETYYAYYRPRRFRFDQVREAVGTAVDAGLYTALNLLVFPGVSDLPEEVEALEGLIDETGLHMVHLRNLSLDPRLYLDHLPPRLRRRDDGIGLLGLARRLKQRFPRLELGYFNRPRECFDRPLVDQLPWAREALAGAITITPEDKQALSLPARRGKGPVGEPGAAP, encoded by the coding sequence ATGGATGATAGCGCGCGGCTTCTGGTGGCGGACGAGGAAGGGCAGATCCTGGAGTGGCCCGGGCTCGCCCTGGCCGGTCAGTCCGGCGACCGGTGGGGGCCGGTGCCGGACGAGGAGCTGGTGCCGGTGCCCGAGGGGACCAAGGTGTTCTTCCTGCCCGAAACCCAGGCCGTGGGGTGGGATCCGGACGCGGGGCGGCCCCGGGTGCTCTGGCGGTACCGGGCCGTGGCCGCCATGCTCCAGGCGGGCTACACCCGCACCCGGTTGCCGGCCGTGGCCTATCCCCGCGGAAGGAGCCCCGACTACGGGTGCCACCGGTACCTGCCCCTGTGGGCCTACGCGGCCGTGGGCTGGAAGGACGGCCGGATGGTGGCGGCCGCCTTCCGGGTGGACCCCATGACCCACTCCGAGACCCGCCACTACGACGACCGGCAGATCGCTCCCCGGGTCGAGGCCCGGCTCCGGCGGGAGGGGAGGAACCGACTCCTGCGCCACCTGGGCCGGTGCGCCCTGGAGTACCACTGCTTCGCGGCCAAGAATCTGTTCATGGAGCGGTGGGAGGCGCCCCTGCCCACGGCGCCGTCGTGCAACGCCCGGTGCGTGGGCTGCATCAGCCTCCAGCCGGCCGACTGCTGCCCCGCGAGCCAGGAGCGGATCCGGTTCGTGCCCTCGGTGCAGGAGCTGGTGGAGGTGGCCGTGCCCCACCTGGAGCGGGTGGACCGGGGCATCGTGAGCTTCGGCCAGGGCTGCGAGGGCGAGCCCCTGACCGTGGCCCCTCGGATCGAGGAGGCGGTGCGGGCGTTCCGGGACCGCACCGACCGGGGCACCGTGCACCTGAACACCAACGGTAGCCGGCCCGAGGCCCTCCGGGCCTTGGCCCGGGCCGGGCTGGACTCGGTGCGGATCAGCCTGAACTCGGCGGTGGCCGAGACCTACTACGCCTACTACCGGCCCCGCCGGTTCCGGTTCGACCAGGTGCGCGAGGCGGTGGGGACGGCGGTGGATGCGGGGCTGTACACGGCCCTGAACCTGCTGGTGTTCCCCGGGGTGTCCGACCTGCCCGAGGAGGTGGAGGCCCTGGAGGGCCTGATCGACGAGACGGGGCTCCACATGGTCCACCTGCGCAACCTGTCCCTGGATCCCCGCCTGTACCTGGACCACCTGCCCCCCCGCCTCCGGCGTCGGGACGACGGGATCGGCCTGCTGGGGCTCGCCCGGCGCCTGAAGCAGCGGTTTCCCCGGTTGGAGCTCGGCTACTTCAACCGGCCCAGGGAGTGCTTCGACCGGCCCCTGGTGGACCAGCTCCCCTGGGCCCGGGAGGCCCTGGCCGGGGCCATTACTATTACCCCGGAGGATAAACAGGCGCTATCGCTCCCTGCTCGGAGGGGCAAGGGACCTGTCGGAGAGCCGGGCGCGGCCCCTTAG
- a CDS encoding Lon protease family protein → MVKPLAPEQLRKRVDPGEFPFETTAELPPRRRPLGQDRAVRALEFGLEVESPGYNIFVLGPPGAGKKTTALALVEEVARSRPAPGDWVYVYNFADEERPRAIELPAGMGEAFRADMERLVQTLRTEIPKALAGEGYEREKSAILKRAQDRKAQAFRELESLANERGFLVQRSAEGLALVYTHEGSPVSQEDFENLPEDEKQAVREARGVLQAKLRETIERVKAIDREAKTEVEALEKRVALAAVGHEIEALVQKYQSHPGVVEHLKAVEADVVENLDEFRSGAPEPQGLPFPFRMPGVEARVRRYQVNVLVNNRDLEHAPVVYESNPTYHNLVGRIEHYVQLGAFVTDFTLIKPGAFHRANGGYLVLDVRDVLLNPFAYDALKRVLKDQQIRMEEIGEQFRLISTTTLKPEPIPARLKVVLLGTPWLYYLLQRYDEDFLKLFKVKGEFSEDMELNEDNRMAYAFLVASHAAEEGLLPFHRDAVARVVEHGLRLAEHQSRMATHYLEITDLVREANHWARKDGADTVRAEHVAQAIREKVYRSNYLEEWIGRLIAEGTLIVETEGTAVGQVNGLSVYDLGDYSFGKPSRVTAKIFLGKEGLVNIERESELGGRIHNKGVLILQGFFGSRYARRFPISFAASLCFEQSYGGIEGDSASSAELFALISALAEIPLRQDLAVTGSVSQQGQIQAVGGINEKIEGFYRTCKVKGLTGTQGVIIPKANVPHLMLDPEVVEAVDAGRFHIYPIENVDQGMELLTGLPAGELTAYGTYPEGTVNGKVMRKLERLAALWRRIHNGEET, encoded by the coding sequence ATGGTCAAGCCCCTGGCACCCGAGCAGCTTAGGAAACGCGTCGATCCCGGGGAGTTCCCGTTCGAGACCACGGCCGAGCTGCCGCCCCGCCGCAGGCCCCTGGGCCAGGACCGGGCCGTGCGGGCCCTGGAGTTCGGCCTGGAGGTGGAGAGCCCCGGGTACAACATCTTCGTGCTGGGCCCCCCGGGCGCGGGGAAAAAGACGACCGCGCTCGCGCTGGTGGAGGAGGTGGCACGGTCACGGCCGGCGCCCGGGGACTGGGTGTACGTGTACAACTTCGCGGACGAGGAGCGGCCCCGGGCCATCGAGCTGCCGGCCGGCATGGGCGAGGCGTTCCGGGCCGACATGGAGCGGCTGGTCCAGACCCTACGAACCGAGATCCCCAAGGCCCTGGCCGGCGAGGGGTACGAGCGGGAGAAGAGCGCCATCCTGAAGCGGGCCCAGGATCGCAAGGCCCAGGCGTTCCGGGAGCTGGAGTCCCTGGCCAACGAGCGCGGGTTCCTGGTGCAGCGAAGCGCCGAGGGGCTGGCCCTGGTGTACACCCACGAGGGGTCCCCCGTGAGCCAGGAGGACTTCGAGAACCTGCCCGAGGACGAGAAGCAGGCCGTGCGGGAGGCCCGGGGGGTGCTCCAGGCCAAGCTCCGGGAGACCATCGAGCGGGTGAAGGCGATCGACCGGGAGGCCAAGACCGAGGTCGAGGCCCTGGAGAAACGGGTGGCCCTGGCCGCGGTGGGCCACGAGATCGAGGCCCTGGTGCAGAAGTACCAGTCCCACCCCGGGGTGGTGGAGCACCTCAAGGCCGTGGAGGCCGACGTGGTGGAGAACCTCGACGAGTTCCGGTCGGGGGCGCCGGAGCCCCAGGGGCTGCCGTTCCCGTTCCGGATGCCCGGGGTCGAGGCCCGGGTGCGGCGCTACCAGGTCAACGTGCTGGTCAACAACCGGGACCTGGAGCACGCGCCGGTGGTGTACGAGTCGAACCCCACCTACCACAACTTGGTGGGCCGCATCGAGCACTACGTGCAGCTGGGCGCGTTCGTGACCGACTTCACCCTGATCAAGCCCGGCGCATTCCACCGGGCCAACGGCGGGTACCTGGTGCTCGACGTGCGCGACGTGCTGCTCAACCCCTTCGCCTACGACGCGCTCAAGCGGGTCCTGAAGGACCAGCAGATCCGCATGGAGGAGATCGGCGAGCAGTTCCGCCTGATCTCCACCACCACCCTGAAGCCCGAGCCGATCCCGGCCCGGCTCAAGGTGGTGCTGCTCGGGACCCCCTGGCTCTACTACCTGCTGCAGCGCTACGACGAGGACTTCCTGAAACTGTTCAAGGTCAAGGGCGAGTTCAGCGAGGACATGGAGCTCAACGAGGACAACCGCATGGCCTACGCCTTCCTGGTGGCGAGCCATGCGGCCGAGGAGGGGCTGCTGCCGTTCCACCGGGACGCGGTAGCCCGGGTGGTGGAGCACGGGCTCCGGCTGGCCGAGCACCAGTCCCGCATGGCCACCCACTACCTGGAGATCACCGATCTGGTGCGCGAGGCCAACCACTGGGCCCGTAAGGACGGCGCGGACACGGTGCGGGCCGAGCACGTGGCCCAGGCGATCCGGGAGAAGGTGTACCGGTCCAACTACCTGGAGGAGTGGATCGGCCGGCTGATCGCCGAGGGCACCCTGATCGTGGAGACCGAGGGCACGGCCGTGGGTCAGGTGAACGGCCTGTCCGTGTACGACCTGGGGGACTACTCCTTCGGCAAGCCCTCCCGGGTGACGGCCAAGATCTTCCTGGGCAAGGAAGGCCTGGTGAACATCGAGCGGGAGAGCGAGCTGGGCGGCCGCATCCACAACAAGGGGGTGCTGATCCTCCAGGGCTTCTTCGGATCCCGGTACGCCCGGAGGTTCCCGATCTCGTTCGCGGCGAGCCTGTGCTTCGAGCAGTCCTACGGAGGGATTGAGGGGGACAGCGCCAGCTCTGCCGAGCTGTTCGCCCTGATCTCGGCCCTGGCCGAGATCCCCCTGCGCCAGGACCTGGCGGTGACCGGGTCGGTCAGCCAGCAGGGCCAGATCCAGGCCGTGGGCGGGATCAACGAGAAGATCGAGGGGTTCTACCGGACCTGCAAGGTCAAGGGGCTCACCGGCACCCAGGGGGTGATCATCCCCAAGGCCAACGTGCCCCATCTGATGCTCGACCCCGAGGTGGTCGAGGCGGTGGATGCCGGCCGGTTCCACATCTACCCCATCGAGAACGTGGACCAGGGCATGGAGCTGCTCACCGGGCTGCCGGCCGGCGAGCTCACGGCTTACGGCACCTACCCGGAGGGCACCGTGAACGGCAAGGTCATGCGCAAGCTCGAGCGCCTGGCCGCCCTGTGGCGCCGGATCCACAACGGCGAGGAGACGTGA
- a CDS encoding ABC transporter permease, which yields MSRVLTIAGKELRTYLVSPMAWVVATVFLGISGLLFYNIITWYSMQSFQLMRMPQMGGHVNVNRMVFQPTFQNMAVTLLLLVPIVTMRLLAEEKRNRTAQLLFTSPVRLGEIVAGKFLAAVALLGGMLLLTVYMPLLVWAYGTMDWGPIFSGYLGMLLLIGAFVAMGLFASSLTENQIIAAVLTFGILLVFWLLGWAAELGGDFAKVFEHLSIITHLEGFLKGVVEVKDVVYYVSVAAFGLFLTHRVLESNRWR from the coding sequence ATGAGCCGGGTGCTGACGATTGCGGGTAAGGAACTTCGAACGTACCTGGTCTCGCCCATGGCCTGGGTGGTGGCCACGGTGTTCCTGGGGATCAGCGGGCTTCTGTTCTACAACATCATCACCTGGTACAGCATGCAGAGCTTCCAGCTCATGCGCATGCCCCAGATGGGCGGGCACGTGAACGTGAACCGCATGGTGTTCCAGCCCACCTTCCAGAACATGGCCGTGACGCTCCTTCTGCTGGTGCCCATCGTCACGATGCGGCTGCTGGCCGAGGAGAAGCGCAATCGCACGGCCCAGCTCCTGTTCACCTCGCCGGTGCGGCTGGGCGAGATCGTGGCCGGCAAGTTCCTGGCCGCGGTGGCCCTGCTGGGGGGCATGCTGCTCCTCACCGTGTACATGCCGCTCCTGGTCTGGGCCTACGGCACCATGGACTGGGGCCCGATCTTCTCGGGGTACCTCGGCATGCTGCTCCTGATCGGCGCGTTCGTGGCCATGGGTCTGTTCGCGTCGAGCCTGACCGAGAACCAGATCATCGCGGCGGTGCTCACCTTCGGCATCCTGCTGGTCTTCTGGCTCCTGGGCTGGGCGGCCGAGCTGGGCGGAGACTTCGCCAAGGTGTTCGAGCACCTGTCGATCATCACCCATCTCGAAGGGTTCCTGAAGGGGGTGGTCGAGGTGAAGGACGTGGTCTACTACGTCTCGGTGGCGGCCTTCGGGCTGTTCCTGACCCACCGGGTTCTCGAGTCGAACCGCTGGAGGTGA
- a CDS encoding DUF3187 family protein gives MRPLRRLLAAGLVLAWVAPARPAPPPRPFPGVNRSPLAGLHAPLPPQPSDLPAEGRVRLRLTAEAASHFTWDDRGGERVRFDGETQVVRLAAARGLGWGEVGAEIPVVAHNGGVFDGFIEGWHRFFHLPQGGRDEAPHGLLEYRYEEGGGVQKELDGPAWGLGDVRVWAGREIPAPAGAAGALRGWISLPTGRADDLLGSGSVQGGIRMDLAGRVSPLRAGWYAGAAAWAGTPGRVVPERRRPWGIGGTLGAEWSPADRVVLRVQLDAATPAYRSPLVPVGAGSLQLWTGGALRLTPSAWLDLAVGEDVAVGTVPDVTFLASVRWEP, from the coding sequence GTGAGGCCTCTCCGGCGGCTGCTCGCCGCGGGCCTGGTCCTGGCATGGGTCGCTCCGGCCCGACCCGCGCCGCCGCCCCGACCGTTCCCCGGAGTGAACCGCAGCCCCCTGGCCGGCCTGCACGCCCCCCTGCCCCCCCAGCCCTCCGATCTGCCGGCCGAGGGGCGCGTGCGCCTGCGCCTCACGGCAGAGGCCGCGAGCCACTTCACCTGGGACGACCGCGGCGGCGAGAGGGTCCGGTTCGACGGGGAGACCCAGGTCGTGCGCCTGGCCGCGGCCCGGGGCCTGGGTTGGGGCGAGGTGGGAGCGGAGATCCCGGTGGTGGCCCACAACGGGGGGGTGTTCGACGGGTTCATCGAGGGGTGGCACCGGTTCTTCCACCTCCCCCAGGGGGGACGGGACGAGGCTCCCCACGGGCTCCTGGAGTACCGGTACGAGGAGGGCGGCGGGGTCCAAAAGGAGCTGGACGGCCCGGCCTGGGGGCTGGGGGACGTGCGCGTGTGGGCGGGCCGGGAGATTCCGGCGCCGGCCGGGGCCGCCGGGGCGCTGCGGGGGTGGATCAGTCTGCCCACGGGACGGGCGGACGATCTGCTGGGCTCCGGATCGGTTCAGGGGGGCATCCGGATGGACCTGGCCGGACGGGTGAGCCCCCTTCGGGCCGGATGGTACGCCGGCGCGGCCGCCTGGGCCGGCACCCCCGGCCGGGTGGTTCCGGAGCGGCGCCGACCGTGGGGGATCGGCGGCACCCTGGGGGCGGAGTGGTCTCCGGCGGACCGGGTGGTGCTGCGGGTGCAGCTCGATGCGGCCACGCCGGCGTACCGGAGCCCGCTGGTGCCGGTGGGAGCGGGATCCCTCCAGCTCTGGACCGGGGGGGCGCTCCGGCTCACCCCGTCCGCGTGGCTCGACCTGGCCGTGGGCGAGGACGTGGCCGTGGGCACGGTCCCGGACGTCACCTTCCTGGCGTCGGTGCGGTGGGAGCCCTGA
- a CDS encoding DUF4340 domain-containing protein, with the protein MRFKSTWIVIGIFAALAAYLYFVDQPRYEAKQEAEKKEGLLFPDLDTDKITELVIERGGKTARVKKGEDDKWFLVEPVEDRADDGRVRTLLSDLKNMKAKKEVAPADAELEPFGLKEPEAVIRTKGAEITLAVGAKNPVGDARFVRVDDGPVHVVQNYALSGFLKDVSDLRNKDVLESFSWTRLEGVTIRPADGSVVRLVKKDERWYLEEPFQAEADPDEADKVTDKLRWARINRFLDPSQKDADEKLAKGIRVELKQEGQADPVVVEMAEVDGQVWARTEGRNALFTINKDVYQAFRVDPEKLRRTKPVLTKVWKVKKLELAIDGETLLYEKDAGKWKRGGAEIQDAERQKLDALLRAFENTRADEVIGSPGEASRYGLDQPAYTATLTHTGDKVQELVVAEKDGSVYAQAGSDGPVYKMPKTYLDAARTLLEAAKGTQEKATASTESASEGGAKE; encoded by the coding sequence ATGCGCTTCAAGAGCACCTGGATCGTGATCGGCATCTTCGCGGCCCTGGCCGCGTACCTCTACTTCGTGGACCAGCCCCGGTACGAGGCGAAGCAGGAGGCCGAGAAGAAGGAGGGCCTGCTGTTCCCGGACCTGGACACGGACAAGATCACCGAGCTGGTGATCGAGCGGGGCGGCAAGACCGCCCGGGTCAAGAAGGGCGAGGACGACAAGTGGTTCCTGGTCGAGCCGGTGGAGGACCGGGCCGACGACGGCCGGGTGCGCACCCTGCTGTCGGACCTCAAGAACATGAAGGCCAAGAAGGAGGTGGCCCCGGCCGACGCCGAGTTGGAGCCGTTCGGCCTGAAGGAGCCCGAGGCCGTGATCCGCACCAAGGGGGCCGAGATCACCCTGGCCGTGGGCGCCAAGAACCCGGTGGGTGACGCCCGGTTCGTGCGGGTGGACGACGGGCCGGTGCACGTGGTCCAGAACTACGCCCTGTCCGGGTTCCTCAAGGACGTCTCGGACCTGCGCAACAAGGACGTGCTGGAGTCGTTCTCCTGGACCCGGCTCGAGGGGGTGACCATCCGGCCGGCGGACGGGTCCGTGGTGCGCCTGGTCAAGAAGGACGAGCGCTGGTACCTGGAGGAGCCGTTCCAGGCCGAGGCCGACCCGGACGAGGCCGACAAGGTCACCGACAAGCTCCGGTGGGCCCGGATCAACCGGTTCCTGGACCCGTCCCAAAAGGACGCAGACGAGAAGCTGGCCAAGGGGATTCGGGTGGAGCTCAAGCAGGAGGGCCAGGCCGACCCGGTGGTGGTGGAGATGGCCGAGGTGGACGGCCAGGTCTGGGCCCGCACCGAAGGCCGGAACGCGCTGTTCACGATCAACAAGGACGTGTACCAGGCCTTCCGGGTAGACCCCGAGAAGCTGCGACGCACCAAGCCGGTGCTCACCAAGGTGTGGAAGGTGAAGAAGCTCGAGCTCGCCATCGACGGCGAGACCCTGCTCTACGAGAAGGACGCCGGCAAGTGGAAGCGCGGCGGAGCCGAGATCCAGGACGCCGAGCGCCAGAAGCTCGACGCCCTGCTGCGCGCCTTCGAGAACACCCGGGCCGACGAGGTGATCGGATCTCCCGGTGAGGCCTCCCGGTACGGCCTCGACCAGCCGGCCTACACCGCCACCCTGACCCATACCGGGGACAAGGTCCAGGAGCTGGTGGTCGCGGAGAAGGACGGGAGCGTGTACGCCCAGGCCGGGTCCGACGGCCCGGTGTACAAGATGCCCAAGACCTACCTCGACGCGGCCCGCACCCTGCTCGAGGCGGCCAAGGGCACCCAGGAAAAGGCGACCGCCTCGACCGAGAGCGCCTCGGAAGGGGGCGCAAAGGAGTGA
- a CDS encoding rhomboid family intramembrane serine protease yields MIPIRDTIPHRRTPYVTYAIIALNALVFLYELRLGPTGLQRFFMHYGLVPARYSDPLVRVHFGPVAQVIPFFSSMFIHGGFLHILGNMWTLWIFGDNVEDWFGHVGFAVFYVFCGLASGVLHLFFNWGSPVPTVGASGAIAGVMGAYFLLYPTARVLTLLPIFFFFTFVELPAYFFLGLWFLLQFLSGTASVAAGGAGGIAWWAHVGGFVAGAATVFVLGGGKPRRPRGSRPTLRSPWERVDEYW; encoded by the coding sequence GTGATCCCCATTCGGGACACGATCCCCCATCGGCGCACCCCCTACGTCACCTACGCCATCATCGCGCTCAACGCCCTGGTGTTCCTGTACGAGCTGAGGCTCGGCCCCACCGGGCTCCAGCGGTTCTTCATGCACTACGGCCTGGTGCCGGCCCGGTACTCGGACCCCCTGGTGCGGGTCCACTTCGGCCCCGTGGCCCAGGTGATCCCCTTCTTCTCCTCCATGTTCATCCACGGCGGGTTCCTCCACATCCTTGGCAACATGTGGACCCTGTGGATCTTCGGCGACAACGTGGAGGACTGGTTCGGCCACGTCGGGTTCGCCGTGTTCTACGTGTTCTGCGGACTGGCGTCGGGCGTGCTCCACCTGTTCTTCAACTGGGGCTCCCCGGTGCCCACGGTGGGGGCGTCGGGCGCCATCGCCGGGGTGATGGGGGCCTACTTCCTGCTCTACCCCACCGCCCGGGTGCTCACCTTGCTGCCGATCTTTTTCTTCTTCACCTTCGTGGAGCTTCCCGCGTACTTCTTTCTGGGGCTGTGGTTCCTGCTCCAGTTCCTGAGCGGGACCGCTTCGGTGGCGGCGGGCGGCGCGGGGGGGATCGCCTGGTGGGCCCACGTGGGCGGGTTCGTGGCCGGTGCCGCAACGGTGTTCGTGCTGGGCGGGGGCAAGCCCCGGCGGCCCCGGGGCTCCCGCCCCACCCTGCGCTCGCCGTGGGAGCGGGTGGACGAGTACTGGTGA